CGCAGTCGGCAAAGCTGTTTCTAAATACCATTGATCCAAGTCTGGTGCCCGTTCAGGGGACGGCTATTGCCGAGGCTATAACGTTAGGAGTAAGTTCTTTTTCGGGCGACCGGGACGTGGATAAAGCCATGATTCTTATCACCGACGGTGAAGACCACGAAGGAAACGCCAACGAAGTTGCCAGGCAAGCCTCCGATGCCGGGATTATGATAAATGTTATTGGGATAGGGTCGGTGGAAGGAACGCCTGTGCCTGAATCGGAATACAGCAACAATTACAGGACAGACAGCGGAGGACAGGTGGTTGTCTCGCGGCTGAACGAACAAATGGCTCAGGAGATTGCTCAAAACGGAAAAGGACTGTATGTGCAGGCCGATAATTCCAATACCGCCGTACGGGCTCTGGAGACGGAATTGAATGAACTGGAGACCAAAAAAACAACCAGCCTTTCTTATTCGGAATATGACGAGAAATTTCCGTTCTTTGCCTGGATATTATTGATTATCTTGATTGTCGAATTCCTGATATACGACAAGAAAAATCCGCTGTTTAAAAATATTCGCTTATTCAGATGAGGTTAAACATATTGAAATACAGTTTGTTGTTGATAATGATGGCTTTGACTCTGCCGCTATCGGCTCAGAAAGAGGTGCGAAAGAATGTACGCAAGGGTAATAAAGCGTACCAGCAGCAAAAATTCTCGGAGGCGTTTACGTTTTACAACGATGCCCTGGCAGAGAACCCGTCGTCGCCCGAAGCCAATTACAATGCAGGCAATACGCTGTACCGCCAAAAAGAATGGGACAAATCCATGGAGAGCTATCAACAATACCTGGCGTTGGAAAAGGAAAATCCGAAAAAAATGTCGGCTGCCTGGCACAATATCGGAAATTCATTGCTGCAAAAGAAAGAACTGGAAAAATCGATGGAGGCTTACAAGATGGCTCTTCGGATGAATCCCGAAGACGAGGAAACACGGTATAACCTGGCGGTAGTTCAAAAAATGATACAGGATCAACAGCAAGACCAACAACAGGAGCAGCAGCAACAGCAAAATCAGGACCAACAGCAACAGGAGCCGCAAAACAACCAGGATCAACCGAAAAAGCCGGAAGAGCAGCAAGAACCCGAACAAATGTCGCGCGACAATGCCCGTCAGCTATTGCAGGCTATTGAGCAGGACGAAAAAGAAACGCAGGAAAAAGTAAATAAAATAAAGGCGGAGGAACGAAAACAAAAGGCTGACGAAAACAGGCGAAGAAACAGGGACTGGTAAAACGGATAAAATTACAAATGACGATTTTAGATTTACAATTTTAATGAAATATTTTTTAGAAAAATATAGAGTTACATTCCTTTCTCTGGTCTTACTCTTGACCGGAATAACAACCCTTCAGGCGCAGGTGACTTTTCGGGCATCGGCCCCCAACGGAGTGGTGAAGGGGGAGCAGTTTCGTTTGAGTTACACGCTCAACCAGGAAGGGAAAGACCTTCGTTTGCCAGATTTGAAAGGGTTTGATGTCCTTTTCGGGCCATCTACATCGCGGAGTTTCAGCCAGAGTACGGTTAACGGGAAAACGACTTCCGAAAGTTCGGTAACGTATACGTATATCCTTGTGGCTCCTGAAGAAGGTACTTTTACGATCGAGCCAGCCTCCATTACCGTGAACGGGAGCAGTTACCGGTCTAATTCACTGACCGTAAAGGTACTTCCTCCCGATAAGACAGCCGAGAATCGTCAGGGTGGAAATCCAGGTAGTGCAGGTTCAGGCTCATCATCTGCAGCGCCTGCCGCAACCGTAAGTGCCAACGATGCCTTTATCCGTGCTATTGTATCGAAAGACAACGTATACGAGCAAGAGGGGTTTACTGTCACTT
This portion of the Petrimonas sulfuriphila genome encodes:
- a CDS encoding VWA domain-containing protein, whose product is MFRFENPEYLYLFIAMPFLVALYIYLNIRKRNDVKKLGVLSTVKKMMPELSLKRSYLKFWLIFAALCTGIIMIARPQFGTKVENVEKEGIELVIAIDVSNSMLARDVSPDRLSRAKQILSRIIDVRKNDKVALIVFAGEAYVQMPLTSDTQSAKLFLNTIDPSLVPVQGTAIAEAITLGVSSFSGDRDVDKAMILITDGEDHEGNANEVARQASDAGIMINVIGIGSVEGTPVPESEYSNNYRTDSGGQVVVSRLNEQMAQEIAQNGKGLYVQADNSNTAVRALETELNELETKKTTSLSYSEYDEKFPFFAWILLIILIVEFLIYDKKNPLFKNIRLFR
- a CDS encoding tetratricopeptide repeat protein, yielding MRLNILKYSLLLIMMALTLPLSAQKEVRKNVRKGNKAYQQQKFSEAFTFYNDALAENPSSPEANYNAGNTLYRQKEWDKSMESYQQYLALEKENPKKMSAAWHNIGNSLLQKKELEKSMEAYKMALRMNPEDEETRYNLAVVQKMIQDQQQDQQQEQQQQQNQDQQQQEPQNNQDQPKKPEEQQEPEQMSRDNARQLLQAIEQDEKETQEKVNKIKAEERKQKADENRRRNRDW